The Nitrospira tepida genome includes a window with the following:
- a CDS encoding CHC2 zinc finger domain-containing protein, with product MLNRRSFIKKAGLVGLGTLLPAGPIGAAAMRSHSRIERSGCGPADEEPCSRNDPSALDDLLAIERWEDVRDEADCREVVRSYLPPSGRLKRWSPIASSWIGPCPFCHSGCFEVSRELYACTDCRASGSPVEFIAQAESLTRAEALQKLARMLDAGMLQGVRREYARFWRVMEDAANFYHSILLERPEGERGREWAKRQGLTEATIRQLRLGYCPSAPDTLLRDHLQEQGYSEDEMRVAGLIGHRIGQQRLIDRHANDVLLVPVHDGRGRVWSLLDEPVDWRPCQEVLWGAREGPLYSHRYDRLVYPSPGWPQDFRRHDQLFLTQHPLDVLLLRQQGLSHVVCPVGARSWDKRAVLRTACAMADHLIHVSVGPMDSLLLDDLLKVVAPYGDRVRFLTLPSGTSLGRLLQSEGSSRIAKLVASAQPITRLLMA from the coding sequence ATGCTGAATCGGCGATCGTTTATCAAGAAGGCGGGGCTCGTGGGCCTGGGCACGCTCCTGCCGGCCGGGCCGATCGGTGCGGCCGCCATGAGAAGCCATTCGCGGATCGAGAGATCGGGTTGTGGACCGGCCGATGAGGAGCCGTGCTCGCGAAACGATCCATCGGCGTTGGACGACTTGCTGGCGATTGAGCGATGGGAAGATGTCCGTGACGAGGCCGATTGCCGGGAGGTCGTGCGGTCTTATCTGCCGCCGTCCGGACGCCTGAAACGATGGTCGCCGATAGCGAGTTCCTGGATCGGACCATGTCCCTTCTGCCACTCCGGCTGCTTCGAGGTTAGTCGGGAGTTGTATGCCTGCACCGACTGCCGTGCGAGCGGGTCGCCGGTGGAGTTCATCGCGCAGGCCGAATCTCTGACACGGGCCGAGGCCCTGCAGAAACTCGCGCGGATGCTCGACGCGGGTATGCTTCAAGGCGTTCGACGCGAATATGCGCGATTCTGGCGCGTCATGGAAGACGCCGCGAACTTTTATCATTCCATACTGCTGGAACGACCCGAAGGGGAGCGAGGCCGGGAATGGGCGAAGCGGCAAGGCCTCACCGAGGCGACCATTCGGCAACTCCGGTTGGGCTATTGTCCTTCCGCGCCGGACACCCTGTTGCGAGATCATCTTCAGGAACAGGGCTACTCGGAAGACGAAATGAGAGTCGCGGGGCTGATCGGGCATCGGATCGGTCAGCAGCGTCTCATCGATCGTCATGCGAACGACGTGCTGCTGGTGCCGGTCCATGACGGCCGGGGGCGTGTCTGGTCATTGCTGGATGAGCCTGTTGATTGGAGGCCGTGTCAAGAGGTGCTTTGGGGGGCAAGGGAAGGACCGCTGTACTCGCACCGGTACGACCGACTGGTCTATCCCTCGCCCGGTTGGCCGCAAGACTTCCGGCGTCACGACCAGCTTTTTCTCACACAGCATCCATTGGATGTCCTGCTCCTCCGGCAGCAGGGCCTATCTCATGTCGTCTGCCCGGTCGGAGCCAGAAGCTGGGACAAGCGGGCTGTGCTTCGCACGGCCTGTGCGATGGCGGATCATCTGATCCACGTATCGGTAGGTCCCATGGATTCGCTCCTGCTGGACGATCTGCTGAAGGTCGTTGCGCCTTACGGGGATCGAGTCCGTTTCCTTACGCTGCCGAGCGGGACGAGCCTCGGACGACTGCTGCAATCGGAAGGCTCCTCCCGTATCGCCAAGCTCGTAGCCAGCGCGCAGCCCATCACCCGGCTTCTCATGGCCTAA
- a CDS encoding DUF5615 family PIN-like protein: MQFKLDENCDPRWQAPLIRAGHAVSTVFDEDLQGAEDDTIAAACKREERCLITVDLDFAQLLDFPPEHSPGFIILRHPHPTLAGMQGLIEQIVHAVSKESPVGRLWIVEPGRIRIHLGPTENE; this comes from the coding sequence GTGCAATTCAAGCTCGACGAGAATTGTGATCCCCGCTGGCAGGCGCCGCTCATCAGGGCCGGGCACGCCGTGAGCACGGTCTTCGATGAAGATCTGCAAGGTGCTGAGGATGACACGATCGCCGCAGCCTGCAAGCGAGAAGAGCGGTGCCTGATCACCGTAGATCTGGACTTCGCCCAACTCTTGGATTTTCCTCCGGAGCATTCCCCGGGTTTCATCATACTGCGTCATCCACATCCCACCCTGGCAGGGATGCAGGGACTCATTGAGCAGATCGTTCATGCGGTCTCTAAGGAATCGCCTGTCGGCCGACTGTGGATCGTGGAGCCCGGCCGTATCCGTATTCATCTCGGTCCCACCGAAAACGAGTGA
- a CDS encoding DUF433 domain-containing protein, producing the protein MAYHAPTMKPLLDRISINPRICHGQPCVKGTRIMVWLIVQYLANGNSVEEVLAAYPSLTREDVRACLAYAAEMARERVLPVEVTT; encoded by the coding sequence ATGGCCTATCATGCACCCACAATGAAGCCGCTCCTTGACCGCATTAGCATCAATCCCCGCATCTGTCATGGTCAGCCTTGCGTGAAGGGGACTCGAATCATGGTCTGGCTCATCGTCCAGTACCTTGCCAATGGGAATAGTGTCGAAGAGGTGCTGGCTGCTTATCCGAGTCTCACGCGAGAAGATGTCCGGGCCTGTCTCGCGTATGCCGCCGAAATGGCCCGCGAACGGGTGCTCCCGGTCGAAGTCACGACCTGA
- a CDS encoding helix-turn-helix transcriptional regulator gives MIRTLCSRGMTRAELEEEFQVSRRHIYDYLQAIEGLGYVFVDHEGGGERVWRIDGGYQGIKPEPATLPELMALHLAKSHLAYLNGTPFVESLEHLIQKVEAGLPTKVANHLKRVTQVFVPLQAPIRPYENQGPLLAQIQRALLLQRVVRLNHTAAGYDEPVEHRVDPYALLLYQYGLYLFGYSHRSKARRLFAVERIASVELTDDICDIPEDLSIERAYERLFGLIDEPVHTVRIWFSPEVAYLVKERRWHPTQHVEAQADGSVVATIEAGGLDELASWVLSWGADAKVLSPQALIVAVRSKLAAASRQYSS, from the coding sequence ATGATCCGCACCCTGTGCTCGCGGGGGATGACCAGGGCCGAGCTGGAAGAGGAGTTCCAGGTCAGCCGGCGGCATATCTACGACTATCTTCAAGCGATTGAGGGACTCGGCTATGTGTTCGTCGATCACGAAGGGGGCGGCGAACGGGTCTGGCGCATCGACGGTGGCTATCAGGGCATCAAGCCCGAACCGGCGACGCTTCCCGAGCTCATGGCGCTGCACTTGGCCAAGAGCCATCTCGCATACTTGAACGGTACGCCCTTCGTGGAGAGCCTGGAGCACCTCATACAGAAGGTGGAGGCCGGGCTGCCGACCAAAGTCGCGAATCATCTCAAACGCGTCACCCAGGTCTTTGTTCCGCTTCAAGCCCCCATCCGGCCGTATGAAAACCAGGGCCCTCTCCTCGCGCAGATTCAAAGGGCGCTCCTGCTGCAGCGCGTGGTACGACTGAACCATACCGCTGCCGGATACGATGAACCGGTCGAGCATCGCGTCGACCCCTATGCGCTGCTCCTCTATCAGTATGGGCTGTACCTGTTCGGCTACTCGCATCGCTCCAAGGCCCGACGCCTGTTCGCCGTGGAACGGATTGCTTCGGTGGAGCTGACCGATGACATCTGTGACATCCCTGAGGATCTCTCCATCGAGCGGGCCTATGAACGATTGTTCGGCTTGATCGACGAACCGGTCCATACCGTGCGGATCTGGTTCAGCCCGGAGGTCGCCTACCTCGTTAAAGAGCGGCGCTGGCATCCCACTCAGCATGTAGAGGCTCAAGCTGACGGGTCCGTGGTGGCCACTATCGAAGCCGGCGGCCTGGATGAGCTGGCCTCCTGGGTCCTGTCCTGGGGCGCGGATGCCAAGGTGCTGAGTCCCCAGGCTCTCATTGTCGCCGTCCGGTCGAAGCTTGCCGCCGCCTCCCGCCAGTATTCGTCGTAG